The following proteins are encoded in a genomic region of Saccharopolyspora antimicrobica:
- the cobN gene encoding cobaltochelatase subunit CobN, producing the protein MILLLSTSDTDLLSARAAGAGFRLGNPARLGVDDLPPLLEDVDLVVVRLLGGRRAWEEGLDALLAGPRPVVVLGGEQAPDAELMECSTVPAGVCAEAHRYLAHGGPDNLAQLQRFLSDTILLTGHGFEPPAETPTWGVLERTPRRTEGPTVAVLYYRAHHMAGNTAFAHALCDAIEDAGGQALPLFCASLRTPDPQLIEQLGKADALVVTVLAAGGTKPATASAGGDDEAWDVGALAELDIPILQGLCLTSSRAAWEDNDEGLSPLDMATQVAVPEFDGRLITVPFSFKENDAEGLPVYVADPERAARVAGIAVRHGRLRHVPPQDKRLALMLSAYPTKHSRIGNAVGLDTPVSAVRLLRALREQGYDIGPVDGPDALPGVAGQDGDALIHALIAAGGQDRDWLSEEQLSGNPVRIPARRYAEWFATLPDDLRGSIEEHWGAPPGELFVDRSQDPDGEIVLAAIRAGNVVLMVQPPRGFGENPIAIYHDPDLPPSHHYLAAYRWLIDEFGAHAMVHLGKHGNLEWLPGKTAGMSASCAPDAALADLPLIYPFLVNDPGEGTQAKRRVHATLVDHLVPPMARAESYGDIARLEQLLDEHANISAMDPAKLPAIRSQIWTLMQAAKLDHDLGLDERPHDAEFDDMLLHVDGWLCEVKDAQIRDGLHVLGDAPTGEARVNLVLAMLRARQMWSGQSAALPGLREALGLTEDGSAAREQVDDVETRAHALVQGMEDRGWEVAAVPAVCREVLGEDSDAVVAVLEFAATEVVPRLAATTDEMSATLHALEGGYVPAGPSGSPLRGLVNVLPTGRNFYSVDPKAVPSRLAWETGWAIAESLLDRYRADTGEWPRSVGLSVWGTSAMRTSGDDIAEVLALLGVRPTWDEASRRVNGLEVIPLDELARPRIDVTVRISGFFRDAFPHVVALLDDAVRLVAALDEPDEQNFVRAHARADLAEHGDERRATMRIFGSKPGAYGAGILPLIDSRNWRDDADLAEVYAVWGGFAYGRELDGAPARADMESAYKRISVAAKNTDTREHDIADSDDYFQYHGGMIATVRALTGKAPAAYIGDSTRPDSIRTRSLTEETSRVFRARVVNPRWLAAMRRHGYKGAFELAATVDYLFGYDATTGVVADWMYEKLAETYVLDEENQKFLTESNPWALHGITERLLEAANREMWQEPDPNTLQALQEVYLQTEGDLEDGPQR; encoded by the coding sequence ATGATCCTGCTGCTGTCCACATCGGACACCGACCTGCTCAGCGCCCGCGCCGCCGGTGCCGGGTTCCGGCTCGGCAACCCGGCCCGGCTCGGCGTGGACGACCTGCCGCCGCTGCTGGAGGACGTCGACCTCGTCGTGGTGCGGCTGCTCGGCGGCCGCCGGGCTTGGGAAGAGGGCTTGGACGCGCTGCTGGCCGGACCGCGGCCGGTGGTCGTGCTCGGCGGTGAGCAGGCTCCGGACGCCGAGCTGATGGAGTGCTCGACCGTCCCGGCGGGCGTGTGCGCCGAAGCGCACCGCTACCTCGCGCACGGCGGCCCGGACAACCTCGCCCAGCTGCAGCGATTCCTCTCCGACACGATCCTGCTCACCGGTCACGGCTTCGAGCCGCCCGCGGAGACCCCCACCTGGGGCGTGCTGGAGCGCACGCCGCGGCGCACCGAAGGCCCGACCGTGGCGGTGCTCTACTACCGCGCGCACCACATGGCGGGCAACACCGCCTTCGCGCACGCGCTGTGCGATGCGATCGAGGACGCTGGCGGGCAGGCCCTGCCGCTGTTCTGCGCCTCGCTGCGCACGCCGGACCCGCAGCTGATCGAGCAGTTGGGCAAGGCCGACGCGCTGGTCGTCACCGTGCTGGCCGCGGGTGGCACCAAGCCCGCCACCGCTTCGGCCGGTGGCGACGACGAGGCCTGGGACGTCGGCGCGCTCGCCGAGCTCGACATCCCGATCCTGCAGGGGCTGTGCCTGACCAGCAGCCGCGCCGCGTGGGAGGACAACGACGAAGGCCTGTCCCCGCTGGACATGGCCACGCAGGTGGCGGTGCCGGAGTTCGACGGCAGGCTGATCACCGTGCCGTTCTCGTTCAAGGAGAACGACGCCGAAGGGCTGCCGGTCTACGTCGCCGACCCCGAGCGGGCGGCCCGCGTCGCGGGCATCGCGGTCCGGCACGGCCGGCTCCGGCACGTTCCGCCGCAGGACAAGCGCCTGGCGCTGATGCTGTCGGCCTACCCGACCAAGCACTCCCGGATCGGCAACGCGGTCGGCCTCGACACCCCGGTCAGCGCGGTCCGCCTGCTGCGGGCGCTGCGCGAGCAGGGCTACGACATCGGCCCGGTGGACGGCCCCGACGCGCTGCCCGGTGTCGCCGGGCAGGACGGCGACGCGCTGATCCACGCGCTGATCGCCGCCGGTGGCCAGGACCGCGACTGGCTGTCCGAGGAGCAGCTGAGCGGCAACCCGGTCCGCATCCCGGCCCGCCGGTACGCGGAGTGGTTCGCGACGCTGCCCGACGACCTGCGCGGCTCGATCGAGGAGCACTGGGGAGCACCACCCGGCGAGCTGTTCGTGGACCGCTCGCAGGACCCGGACGGCGAGATCGTGCTCGCCGCGATCCGCGCGGGCAACGTCGTGCTGATGGTGCAGCCGCCGCGCGGTTTCGGCGAGAACCCGATCGCGATCTACCACGACCCGGACCTGCCGCCGAGCCACCACTACCTGGCGGCCTACCGGTGGCTGATCGACGAGTTCGGCGCGCACGCCATGGTGCACCTGGGCAAGCACGGCAACCTCGAATGGCTCCCGGGCAAGACCGCGGGCATGTCCGCCTCCTGCGCCCCGGACGCGGCGCTGGCCGACCTGCCGCTGATCTACCCGTTCCTGGTCAACGACCCCGGCGAGGGCACGCAGGCCAAGCGCCGGGTGCACGCCACCCTGGTCGACCACCTGGTGCCGCCGATGGCCCGCGCGGAGAGCTACGGCGACATCGCGCGGCTGGAGCAGCTGCTGGACGAGCACGCCAACATCTCCGCGATGGACCCGGCGAAGCTGCCCGCGATCCGCAGCCAGATCTGGACGCTGATGCAGGCGGCCAAGCTGGACCACGACCTCGGGCTGGACGAGCGGCCGCACGACGCGGAGTTCGACGACATGCTGCTGCACGTCGACGGCTGGCTGTGCGAGGTCAAGGACGCCCAGATCCGCGACGGCCTGCACGTGCTCGGCGACGCGCCGACCGGCGAGGCCAGGGTCAACCTGGTGCTCGCGATGCTGCGGGCCCGGCAGATGTGGAGCGGGCAGAGCGCCGCGCTGCCCGGCCTGCGCGAAGCGCTCGGGCTCACCGAGGACGGCAGCGCGGCCCGCGAGCAGGTCGACGACGTCGAGACCCGGGCGCACGCCCTGGTCCAGGGCATGGAGGACCGCGGCTGGGAGGTCGCGGCCGTTCCGGCGGTGTGCCGGGAGGTCCTCGGCGAGGACAGCGACGCCGTCGTGGCGGTGCTGGAGTTCGCCGCGACCGAGGTGGTGCCGCGGCTCGCGGCCACCACCGACGAGATGAGCGCGACGCTGCACGCCCTCGAAGGCGGTTACGTGCCCGCCGGTCCGAGCGGATCGCCGCTGCGCGGGCTGGTCAACGTGCTGCCCACCGGACGCAACTTCTACTCCGTGGACCCGAAGGCGGTGCCCAGCCGCCTGGCGTGGGAAACCGGTTGGGCGATCGCGGAATCCCTGCTCGACCGCTACCGCGCCGACACCGGCGAGTGGCCGCGGTCGGTCGGGCTGTCGGTCTGGGGCACCAGCGCGATGCGCACCTCCGGTGACGACATCGCCGAGGTGCTGGCGCTGCTGGGCGTCCGGCCGACCTGGGACGAGGCCTCGCGGCGCGTCAACGGGCTGGAGGTGATCCCGCTCGACGAGCTGGCCCGCCCGCGCATCGACGTCACGGTCCGCATCAGCGGCTTCTTCCGGGACGCCTTCCCGCACGTGGTCGCCCTGCTCGACGACGCCGTGCGGCTGGTCGCGGCCCTCGACGAGCCGGACGAGCAGAACTTCGTGCGCGCGCACGCGCGGGCCGATCTCGCCGAGCACGGCGACGAACGCCGCGCCACCATGCGGATCTTCGGCTCCAAGCCGGGCGCGTACGGCGCCGGTATCCTGCCGCTCATCGACAGCCGGAACTGGCGCGACGACGCCGACCTGGCCGAGGTGTATGCGGTGTGGGGCGGTTTCGCCTACGGCCGCGAACTCGACGGCGCACCGGCCCGCGCGGACATGGAGAGCGCCTACAAGCGGATCTCGGTGGCGGCGAAGAACACCGACACCCGCGAGCACGACATCGCCGACTCCGACGACTACTTCCAGTACCACGGCGGCATGATCGCCACGGTCCGCGCGCTGACCGGCAAGGCCCCGGCGGCCTACATCGGCGACAGCACCCGCCCGGACTCCATCCGCACCCGGTCGCTGACCGAGGAGACCTCGCGGGTGTTCCGGGCCCGCGTGGTCAACCCGCGGTGGCTGGCGGCGATGCGCAGGCACGGCTACAAGGGCGCCTTCGAGCTCGCGGCGACGGTGGACTACCTGTTCGGCTACGACGCGACGACCGGCGTGGTGGCCGACTGGATGTACGAGAAGCTTGCCGAGACCTACGTGCTGGACGAGGAGAACCAGAAGTTCCTCACCGAGTCCAACCCGTGGGCGCTGCACGGCATCACCGAGCGCCTGCTGGAAGCGGCCAACCGCGAGATGTGGCAGGAGCCGGACCCGAACACCCTGCAGGCCCTCCAAGAGGTCTACCTGCAGACCGAGGGCGACCTGGAGGACGGTCCCCAGCGCTGA
- a CDS encoding nitrite/sulfite reductase: MLRGARPERDGCPGALRVHEAADGGLARIRVPGGSLTPAQVRALAESAALGDGGLELTSRANVQVRGLPTGAERELAARLREAGLLPSATHERVRNIIGSPSADGRELIDVRAVAAELDEALCADPALAGLPGRFLFAVDDGSGDVSSLGADVGLRALSADTAALLLADVDSGIRTPLWQAAGAAIAAAEAFLAEKAAQGCSAWRLAELDGGARRIAERLGGAAAASPVSAVPPTHAQVGRVLRPDGTVSAVAGAPLGRLTPEQVDIITAASEAAGELRLTPWRTVVLPGVRPDEADRWLPELGARGLLVDPASDGVGVTTCAGRPGCAKSLADVREDARRAAPAGALPVHWSGCGRRCGRPPGRVVEVLATGAGYEVGLDGATWTSAVDVDQVSAALGAARRNV, encoded by the coding sequence GTGTTGCGAGGAGCCAGACCGGAGCGGGACGGGTGTCCCGGCGCGTTGCGGGTGCACGAGGCCGCCGACGGCGGATTGGCCCGCATCCGCGTCCCAGGCGGGTCTCTCACCCCGGCCCAGGTCCGCGCGCTCGCCGAGTCCGCGGCGCTGGGCGACGGCGGTCTGGAACTCACTTCCCGGGCGAACGTGCAGGTCCGAGGCCTGCCGACTGGAGCGGAGCGGGAACTGGCCGCGCGGCTGCGCGAAGCCGGGCTGCTGCCCTCGGCGACGCACGAGCGGGTCCGCAACATCATCGGCTCGCCCTCCGCGGACGGCCGCGAGCTGATCGACGTGCGGGCGGTGGCGGCCGAGCTCGACGAGGCGCTCTGCGCCGATCCGGCGCTGGCCGGGCTGCCGGGACGGTTCCTGTTCGCGGTCGACGACGGCAGCGGGGACGTCAGCTCGCTCGGTGCCGATGTCGGGCTGCGCGCGCTGTCCGCGGACACCGCGGCGCTGCTGCTCGCCGACGTGGACTCCGGAATCCGGACACCACTGTGGCAGGCCGCCGGAGCCGCCATCGCCGCGGCGGAGGCGTTCCTGGCGGAGAAGGCGGCGCAGGGTTGCTCGGCGTGGCGGCTGGCCGAACTCGACGGCGGCGCACGGCGAATCGCCGAGCGGCTGGGAGGGGCTGCCGCGGCCTCTCCGGTGTCCGCGGTGCCGCCCACGCATGCGCAGGTCGGGCGCGTCCTCCGGCCCGACGGGACGGTCTCCGCGGTGGCCGGAGCGCCACTGGGCCGGTTGACGCCGGAGCAGGTGGATATCATCACCGCCGCGTCCGAGGCCGCGGGCGAGCTGCGCCTGACGCCGTGGCGGACCGTCGTCCTGCCCGGCGTGCGACCGGACGAAGCCGATCGGTGGTTGCCGGAGCTCGGCGCTCGCGGACTGCTCGTGGATCCCGCTTCGGACGGGGTCGGCGTGACGACGTGCGCCGGTCGTCCCGGGTGCGCGAAGTCGCTGGCCGACGTCCGGGAGGACGCCCGGCGCGCGGCACCGGCCGGTGCCCTGCCGGTGCACTGGTCGGGATGCGGGCGGCGCTGCGGCCGACCGCCGGGACGCGTCGTGGAAGTGCTGGCCACCGGTGCCGGCTACGAGGTCGGTCTCGACGGAGCGACGTGGACCTCGGCGGTCGATGTGGACCAGGTATCCGCCGCGCTCGGCGCGGCACGGAGGAATGTGTGA
- a CDS encoding precorrin-8X methylmutase, with translation MPEYVREGAEIYRRSFATIRAEARLDGLPPEVAGVAVRMIHACGMVDLVDDLAFSPDVVIDAREALHRGAPILCDAAMVAAGVTRRRLPADNPVICTLSDEQVPSLARELGTTRSAAALELWRDRLAGSVVAIGNAPTALFRLLEMIEDGAPKPAAVLGLPVGFIGAAESKDALAEHPSGLEHLVVRGRRGGSAMAVAAINAIASEEE, from the coding sequence GTGCCCGAATACGTCCGGGAAGGCGCGGAGATCTACCGCCGCTCCTTCGCCACGATCCGCGCGGAAGCCCGGCTGGACGGCCTGCCGCCGGAGGTCGCCGGGGTGGCGGTGCGGATGATCCACGCCTGCGGCATGGTCGACCTGGTCGACGACCTCGCGTTCTCCCCGGACGTGGTGATCGACGCGCGCGAGGCGCTGCACCGCGGTGCGCCGATCCTGTGCGACGCCGCGATGGTCGCCGCCGGAGTGACCCGGCGGCGCCTGCCCGCGGACAACCCGGTGATCTGCACCCTGTCCGACGAGCAGGTGCCATCGCTGGCCCGCGAGCTGGGCACGACGCGCAGCGCGGCGGCCCTGGAGCTGTGGCGCGACCGGCTGGCCGGCTCCGTGGTCGCGATCGGCAACGCGCCGACGGCGCTGTTCCGGCTGCTGGAGATGATCGAGGACGGCGCCCCGAAGCCCGCCGCGGTGCTGGGCCTGCCCGTCGGCTTCATCGGCGCCGCGGAGTCGAAGGACGCGCTGGCCGAGCACCCGAGCGGCTTGGAGCACCTGGTGGTGCGCGGTCGCCGCGGCGGCAGCGCCATGGCGGTTGCCGCCATCAACGCGATCGCGAGCGAGGAAGAGTGA
- a CDS encoding precorrin-2 C(20)-methyltransferase, giving the protein MSSNGTLYGVGLGPGDPELVTVKAARLIERAEVIAYHSARHGRSIARSIAEPYLRQGQIEEPLVYPVTTETTDHPGGYQGAIDEFYADCAARLAAHLSAGRDVVLLAEGDPLFYGSYMHMHKRLSGRFRAEVIPGITSISGASAALGRPLAERDETFTVLPGTLPPDVLAERLAATDAAAVLKLGRTFDGVRDAFEKAGRLDEAWYVERATTDRQRHLPLADVDPDTVPYFSLALLPGPANAAGAASISDVHRAEGAGRGEVVVVGLGPGGREWVTPEVHAALAEADDLVGYTTYLARVPDNPRQRKHASDNRVEAERAEFALELARRGSKVAVVSSGDPGVFAMASAVLEVAAERSDVPVRVLPGMTAAQAVASRVGAPLGHDFCVLSLSDRLKPWEVIVERLRAAAAADLAMAIYNPASRSRTWQVAAARDAVLEHRSPDTPVVIGRDVGGPEESIKTVRLADLDQSDVDMRCLLLIGSSTTRITAGADGREVVFTPRRYPA; this is encoded by the coding sequence GTGAGCAGCAACGGCACGCTTTACGGCGTGGGCCTCGGTCCCGGCGACCCGGAACTGGTGACGGTCAAGGCCGCCCGGCTGATCGAGCGCGCCGAGGTGATCGCCTACCACAGCGCCCGCCACGGCAGGAGCATCGCGCGATCCATCGCCGAGCCCTACCTGCGGCAGGGGCAGATCGAGGAACCCCTGGTCTACCCGGTGACCACCGAGACCACCGACCACCCGGGCGGTTACCAGGGCGCCATCGACGAGTTCTACGCGGACTGCGCGGCCAGGCTCGCCGCGCACCTGTCCGCGGGCCGGGACGTCGTCCTGCTCGCCGAGGGCGACCCGCTCTTCTACGGCTCCTACATGCACATGCACAAGCGGTTGTCCGGGCGCTTCCGGGCCGAGGTGATCCCCGGCATCACCTCGATCAGCGGTGCTTCGGCGGCGTTGGGACGGCCGCTGGCCGAGCGCGACGAGACCTTCACCGTGCTGCCGGGCACGCTCCCGCCGGACGTCCTCGCGGAGCGGCTCGCCGCCACCGACGCGGCGGCGGTGCTCAAGCTGGGCCGCACCTTCGACGGCGTGCGAGATGCGTTCGAGAAGGCGGGCCGCCTCGACGAGGCCTGGTACGTCGAGCGCGCCACCACCGACCGGCAGCGCCACCTGCCGCTGGCCGACGTCGACCCGGACACCGTCCCGTACTTCTCCCTCGCCCTGCTCCCCGGCCCGGCCAACGCCGCAGGAGCTGCGTCGATTTCGGACGTTCACCGCGCGGAAGGCGCAGGCCGGGGCGAGGTCGTGGTGGTCGGACTCGGGCCCGGTGGGCGCGAGTGGGTGACGCCGGAAGTGCATGCGGCGCTCGCCGAGGCCGACGACCTGGTCGGTTACACCACGTATCTCGCGCGGGTTCCGGACAACCCGCGGCAGCGCAAGCACGCGTCGGACAACCGCGTCGAGGCCGAGCGGGCGGAGTTCGCGCTGGAGCTGGCGCGGCGCGGCTCGAAGGTCGCCGTGGTCTCGTCCGGGGATCCGGGGGTGTTCGCGATGGCCAGCGCGGTGCTGGAGGTCGCGGCGGAGCGCTCGGACGTGCCGGTGCGGGTGCTGCCCGGGATGACCGCGGCGCAGGCGGTGGCCAGCCGCGTCGGCGCGCCGCTGGGGCACGACTTCTGCGTGCTGTCGCTGTCCGACCGGCTCAAGCCGTGGGAGGTGATCGTCGAGCGCCTGCGGGCCGCCGCGGCGGCCGACCTGGCGATGGCGATCTACAACCCCGCCTCGCGCAGCAGGACCTGGCAGGTCGCGGCTGCGCGGGACGCCGTCCTGGAGCACCGGTCGCCGGACACGCCGGTGGTCATCGGGCGGGACGTCGGCGGCCCGGAGGAGAGCATCAAGACGGTGCGGCTCGCCGACCTGGATCAGTCCGATGTGGACATGCGATGCCTGCTGCTGATCGGGTCCTCGACCACGCGGATCACCGCGGGCGCAGACGGCCGCGAGGTCGTTTTCACGCCGAGGCGCTACCCGGCGTGA
- a CDS encoding cobalt-precorrin-6A reductase, with protein MRVLILGGTGEARALAGRLHERPDLHVTSSLAGRVREPQLPPGDVRVGGFGGPDGLADWLRRERVHAVVDATHPFARTISDNAVAAAQRAGCPLLVLRRPAWVPESGDDWRPVPSMAAAAALLPELGERIFLTTGRQGLAHFAGLDLRFLVRTVDPPEPPLPPRTMVLLARGPFTVHDELALLREHRIEVLVSKNSGGSMTSAKLTAARELGLPVVMVQRPPRPDVPSAGTVEQAVAWLDAVPHDHAG; from the coding sequence ATGCGCGTGCTCATCCTCGGCGGCACCGGCGAAGCCCGAGCGCTCGCCGGACGGCTCCACGAGCGGCCCGACCTGCACGTGACATCGTCGCTGGCCGGCCGGGTACGGGAGCCGCAGCTGCCACCCGGCGACGTGCGCGTCGGCGGGTTCGGCGGACCGGACGGGCTGGCCGACTGGCTCCGGCGCGAGCGCGTCCACGCGGTCGTGGACGCCACCCACCCGTTCGCCCGGACGATCAGCGACAACGCCGTGGCAGCGGCGCAGCGCGCGGGATGCCCGCTGCTGGTGCTGCGCCGCCCCGCCTGGGTACCGGAGAGCGGCGACGACTGGCGGCCGGTGCCTTCGATGGCCGCTGCCGCCGCGCTGCTGCCGGAGCTGGGCGAACGGATCTTCCTCACCACCGGAAGGCAGGGCCTCGCCCACTTCGCCGGGCTCGACCTCCGGTTCCTCGTCCGGACCGTCGATCCGCCGGAACCACCGCTGCCCCCGCGCACGATGGTGTTGCTCGCGCGCGGGCCGTTCACCGTCCACGACGAGCTCGCGCTGCTGCGGGAGCACCGCATCGAGGTGCTGGTCAGCAAGAACAGCGGCGGTTCGATGACCAGCGCGAAGCTCACCGCGGCCCGCGAACTGGGGCTGCCGGTGGTGATGGTGCAGCGCCCGCCCCGGCCCGACGTTCCGTCGGCCGGGACCGTCGAGCAGGCCGTGGCCTGGCTCGATGCCGTGCCGCACGATCACGCCGGGTAG
- a CDS encoding cobalt-precorrin-5B (C(1))-methyltransferase — MSGRAEGSGLRYGWTTGACATASTAAAYTALLTGTFPDPVEIVLPKGHRPAFALARERLGDGFATAGVVKDAGDDPDVTHGALVSVTVRPAEPGAGVLFRAGDGVGTVTKPGLPLPVGEPAINPVPRQLMREVVERVAAQHGGSGDVIVEVSVDGGAELARRTWNPRLGILGGLSILGTTGVVVPYSCSAWIDSIRRGVDVARAAGLEHVAGCTGSTSEKVAAQLHDLPGEALLDMGDFAGAVLKYLRRHPVPRLTVAGGIGKISKLADGHLDLHSKRSQVDFARLATIVGEAGGTPDLVTRITGANTALEALHLCTDANIPLGYLIANRAQQFCLETLRGAPIEVDVVVIDRAGTIVGRAPA; from the coding sequence ATGAGCGGACGCGCGGAGGGATCGGGCCTCCGGTACGGCTGGACGACGGGGGCCTGCGCCACGGCGTCCACGGCCGCCGCCTACACAGCCCTGCTGACCGGGACGTTCCCGGACCCGGTCGAGATCGTGCTGCCGAAGGGCCACCGGCCGGCCTTCGCGCTCGCCCGCGAGCGGCTGGGCGACGGTTTCGCGACGGCAGGCGTGGTCAAGGACGCCGGCGACGATCCCGACGTGACGCACGGAGCGCTCGTGTCGGTGACGGTCCGGCCGGCCGAACCCGGGGCGGGAGTGCTCTTCCGCGCCGGTGACGGGGTCGGCACCGTCACCAAGCCGGGGCTGCCGCTGCCGGTCGGCGAACCGGCGATCAACCCCGTGCCGCGGCAGCTGATGCGCGAGGTCGTCGAGCGGGTCGCCGCGCAGCACGGCGGCAGCGGCGACGTCATCGTCGAAGTGTCCGTCGACGGCGGCGCGGAACTGGCCCGGCGCACCTGGAACCCGCGGCTGGGAATCCTGGGTGGACTGTCCATTCTGGGCACCACGGGTGTCGTCGTGCCGTACTCCTGCTCGGCGTGGATCGACAGCATCCGGCGCGGCGTCGACGTGGCGCGCGCGGCGGGGCTCGAGCACGTCGCGGGCTGCACCGGCAGCACATCGGAGAAGGTCGCCGCCCAGCTCCACGACCTGCCCGGCGAAGCGCTGCTGGACATGGGGGACTTTGCCGGTGCGGTGCTGAAGTACCTGCGCAGGCACCCGGTCCCGCGGCTCACGGTGGCCGGTGGCATCGGCAAGATCTCCAAGCTCGCTGACGGCCACCTCGACCTGCACTCCAAGCGCTCCCAGGTCGACTTCGCCCGGCTCGCCACCATCGTCGGCGAAGCGGGCGGCACCCCCGACCTGGTCACCAGAATCACCGGGGCCAACACGGCCCTCGAAGCACTGCACCTCTGCACCGACGCGAACATCCCGCTCGGCTACCTCATCGCGAACCGTGCCCAGCAGTTCTGCCTCGAAACCCTCCGCGGCGCACCCATCGAGGTGGACGTGGTGGTCATCGACCGCGCGGGCACCATCGTCGGCCGCGCCCCGGCCTGA
- the cobM gene encoding precorrin-4 C(11)-methyltransferase, which translates to MTVRFVGAGPGAADLITVRGRDVIAASPVCLYAGSLVPTELLEHCPPEAKLVDTAKLTLDDILAEMLAAHAAGLDVARLHSGDPSVFSAVAEQMRRLDAAGIPYEVVPGVPAFAAAAAALNREFTVPGVGQTVVLTRTSARATPMPEHENLATLGRSRATMVLHLAVNRIEELVEELLPNYGADCPVAVVANASRADEIVLRATLSDIAAQVRAAGIVRTAVVVVGEVLTASEFPDSHLYSANRCRD; encoded by the coding sequence ATGACAGTTCGTTTCGTGGGCGCCGGGCCGGGTGCCGCCGACCTGATCACCGTGCGGGGACGCGATGTCATCGCCGCCTCGCCGGTGTGCCTGTACGCGGGCAGCCTGGTGCCGACCGAGCTGCTCGAGCACTGCCCTCCGGAGGCAAAGCTCGTGGACACCGCGAAGCTGACCCTGGACGACATCCTCGCCGAGATGCTGGCCGCGCACGCTGCCGGACTCGACGTGGCGCGGCTGCACTCCGGTGACCCGTCGGTGTTCAGCGCTGTCGCCGAGCAGATGCGCCGCCTGGACGCCGCCGGGATCCCCTACGAGGTGGTGCCCGGCGTCCCGGCGTTCGCCGCCGCGGCGGCCGCGCTGAACCGCGAGTTCACCGTTCCCGGCGTCGGCCAGACCGTGGTGCTCACCCGCACGTCCGCGCGCGCGACGCCCATGCCGGAGCACGAGAACCTGGCCACGCTGGGCCGGAGCCGCGCGACGATGGTCCTGCACCTCGCGGTCAACCGGATCGAGGAGCTCGTCGAGGAGCTCCTGCCCAACTACGGCGCGGACTGCCCGGTGGCCGTGGTGGCCAACGCGAGCCGCGCGGACGAAATCGTCCTCCGCGCAACGCTTTCCGACATCGCGGCGCAGGTGCGGGCGGCGGGCATCGTCCGGACGGCCGTCGTCGTGGTGGGCGAGGTCCTGACGGCATCGGAGTTCCCGGACAGCCACCTCTACTCCGCCAACCGCTGCCGGGACTGA
- the cbiE gene encoding precorrin-6y C5,15-methyltransferase (decarboxylating) subunit CbiE yields the protein MSVHQEEPEPVHVVGIGADGAAGLSQHAQNVVNSAEVLFGSSRQLDLVPGATGQRVAWPTPLLPALPGLLTEHAGRSICVLASGDPMFYGIGATLVKLLGPDRVRIVAHPSSLSLACARMGWPVQETAVVSLVGRPVELLHTRVQPGNRLLVLSSDGGTPDAVAALLRERGFGPSSMTVLSELGSEREQRTTSTADSWEHSAGPLNVIAIECHAAPGARTLPITPGLPDDAFEHDGQLTKRDVRAITLARLAPCPGQLLWDVGAGAGSIAIEWMRSDPSCRAIAIEHREDRAQRITANAKALGVPGIQVITGAVPQALDGLNTPDAIFVGGGGTAPGALESCWAALRPGGRLVVNAVTLELETLVADWYRRIGGELVRISVERAAPIGGFTGWRPAMPVTQWVVDKR from the coding sequence GTGAGCGTCCACCAGGAAGAGCCGGAACCGGTCCACGTCGTCGGCATCGGCGCCGACGGCGCGGCGGGCCTGTCCCAGCACGCCCAGAACGTCGTGAACTCCGCCGAGGTGCTGTTCGGCAGCTCGCGCCAGCTCGATCTGGTTCCCGGGGCGACCGGGCAGCGGGTGGCCTGGCCGACGCCGCTGCTCCCGGCGCTGCCCGGTCTGCTCACCGAGCACGCCGGCCGGTCGATCTGCGTGCTGGCCAGCGGCGATCCGATGTTCTACGGGATCGGCGCCACCCTGGTGAAACTCCTCGGGCCGGACCGGGTGCGGATCGTCGCGCACCCGTCGTCGCTGTCGCTGGCCTGCGCGCGAATGGGCTGGCCGGTGCAGGAAACCGCGGTCGTGAGCCTGGTCGGCAGGCCGGTCGAGCTGCTGCACACCCGCGTTCAGCCCGGAAACCGGCTGCTGGTCCTCAGCTCCGACGGAGGCACTCCAGACGCCGTCGCCGCGCTGCTGCGGGAGCGCGGTTTCGGGCCCAGCAGCATGACCGTGCTCTCGGAGCTCGGCAGCGAACGTGAGCAGCGCACCACCTCCACCGCCGACAGCTGGGAGCACTCCGCGGGCCCGCTGAACGTGATCGCGATCGAGTGCCACGCCGCTCCCGGCGCGAGAACCCTGCCCATCACGCCGGGTCTGCCGGACGACGCCTTCGAGCACGACGGTCAGCTCACCAAGCGCGACGTGCGGGCGATCACGCTCGCCCGGCTGGCTCCGTGCCCCGGGCAGTTGTTGTGGGACGTCGGTGCGGGGGCCGGTAGCATCGCGATCGAGTGGATGCGCAGCGATCCGTCCTGCCGGGCGATCGCGATCGAGCACCGCGAGGACCGGGCTCAGCGCATCACCGCGAACGCGAAAGCGCTGGGCGTTCCCGGAATCCAGGTGATCACCGGAGCGGTGCCGCAAGCGCTGGACGGGCTGAACACGCCGGACGCGATCTTCGTCGGCGGCGGCGGAACCGCACCGGGTGCGCTGGAGTCGTGCTGGGCCGCGTTGCGCCCGGGCGGGCGCCTGGTCGTCAACGCGGTCACGTTGGAATTGGAGACGTTGGTGGCCGACTGGTACCGCCGCATCGGCGGCGAACTGGTCCGGATCTCGGTGGAGCGCGCGGCGCCGATCGGTGGTTTCACCGGCTGGCGGCCCGCGATGCCGGTGACGCAGTGGGTGGTGGACAAGCGATGA